One region of Streptomyces sp. CG4 genomic DNA includes:
- a CDS encoding response regulator transcription factor: MTPIRLLLVDDDPLVRAGLALMIGGAEDIEIVGEAADGGEAEELVARTRPDVVLMDIRMPSVDGLTATERLRARADAPQVVVLTTFHADEQVLHALRAGAAGFVLKDTPPAEIVDAVRRVAAGDPVLSPAVTRQLMRHAAGSAADARQTRARARLVVLNDREREVAVAVGRGLANAAIAAELYMSVATVKTHVSRILAKLGLDNRVQIALLAYDAGLLEEDGH; this comes from the coding sequence ATGACGCCGATCAGACTCCTCCTCGTCGACGATGACCCGCTGGTCCGGGCCGGACTGGCCCTGATGATCGGCGGGGCCGAGGACATCGAGATCGTCGGCGAGGCCGCGGACGGCGGTGAGGCCGAGGAACTCGTCGCGCGCACCCGGCCCGACGTCGTCCTCATGGACATCCGGATGCCGTCGGTGGACGGGCTCACCGCGACCGAGCGGCTGCGTGCCCGGGCCGACGCCCCGCAGGTCGTGGTGCTCACCACCTTCCACGCCGACGAGCAGGTGCTGCACGCCCTGCGCGCGGGCGCCGCCGGGTTCGTGCTGAAGGACACCCCGCCCGCCGAGATCGTCGACGCCGTGCGCCGGGTCGCGGCCGGCGACCCCGTACTGTCGCCCGCCGTCACCCGGCAGTTGATGCGGCACGCGGCCGGCAGCGCCGCCGACGCACGCCAGACACGCGCCCGCGCGCGGCTCGTCGTCCTCAACGACCGCGAGCGCGAGGTAGCCGTCGCCGTCGGCCGCGGACTCGCCAACGCCGCGATCGCCGCCGAGCTGTACATGAGCGTGGCCACGGTCAAGACACACGTCTCCCGCATCCTCGCCAAGCTCGGCCTCGACAACCGCGTGCAGATCGCCCTGCTGGCGTACGACGCCGGACTCCTCGAAGAGGACGGGCACTGA
- a CDS encoding sensor histidine kinase has protein sequence MASWAGARRWMLPSALLHGLDPDAGPDGRRPRRTARDWVVDTCCFVLAGLLFLATAADVLEHPDVPDGLVVLDVVLGALSCGTVWLRRRWPVGIAVAMVAVGFVSSTAGGAGLVALFTLAVHRPFRYVAWIGGVNLALVPLYYWLRPDNGLPYAGSVVFAVLLAVSVIGWGMFVRSKRLLMLSLRERARRAESEARLRAEQAQRLAREAIAREMHDVLAHRLTLLSVHAGALEFRPDAPREEIARAAGVIRESAHEALQDLREIIGVLRAGESEDAAGERRQPTLAALDALVAECREAGMKVTLDHRVADPAAVPASVGRTAYRIAQEALTNARKHAPGAEVTLSLTGTPGDGLTLTITNPPPSAEPTPVPGSGQGLIGLTERATLAGGRLEHGSTADGGFAVRAWLPWGQTGPTP, from the coding sequence ATGGCGAGCTGGGCAGGAGCCCGCCGGTGGATGCTGCCCTCGGCTCTGCTCCACGGGCTCGACCCGGACGCCGGCCCCGACGGCCGACGGCCCCGGCGTACCGCGCGGGACTGGGTCGTCGACACCTGCTGCTTCGTGCTGGCCGGACTGCTGTTCCTGGCGACCGCCGCCGACGTGCTCGAGCACCCGGACGTGCCGGACGGCCTCGTCGTGCTCGACGTGGTCCTCGGCGCCCTGTCCTGCGGCACCGTCTGGCTGCGCCGTCGCTGGCCGGTCGGCATCGCCGTCGCCATGGTCGCCGTCGGCTTCGTGTCCTCCACCGCGGGCGGCGCGGGCCTGGTCGCCCTGTTCACCCTGGCCGTGCACCGGCCCTTCCGGTACGTCGCCTGGATCGGCGGGGTGAACCTCGCCCTCGTACCCCTCTACTACTGGCTGCGCCCCGACAACGGCCTGCCCTACGCGGGTTCCGTCGTGTTCGCCGTGCTGCTCGCCGTCTCCGTCATCGGCTGGGGCATGTTCGTACGCTCCAAGCGGCTGCTGATGCTGAGCCTGCGCGAACGGGCCCGCCGGGCGGAGAGCGAGGCGCGGCTGCGCGCCGAGCAGGCGCAGCGGCTCGCCCGCGAGGCCATCGCCCGCGAGATGCACGACGTCCTCGCCCACCGGCTCACCCTGCTCAGCGTGCACGCGGGTGCCCTGGAGTTCCGGCCGGACGCACCGCGCGAGGAGATCGCCCGGGCCGCCGGGGTGATCCGGGAGAGCGCGCACGAGGCGCTGCAGGATCTGCGGGAGATCATCGGTGTGCTGCGGGCCGGCGAGTCCGAGGACGCGGCCGGCGAGCGGCGCCAGCCGACCCTGGCCGCACTGGACGCCCTCGTCGCCGAGTGCCGCGAGGCGGGCATGAAGGTCACCCTGGACCACCGCGTCGCCGATCCGGCCGCGGTTCCGGCCTCCGTCGGCCGCACCGCCTATCGCATCGCCCAGGAGGCCCTGACCAACGCCCGTAAGCACGCCCCCGGCGCCGAGGTCACCCTGAGCCTCACCGGCACCCCCGGCGACGGCCTCACCCTCACGATCACCAACCCGCCGCCCAGCGCCGAGCCCACGCCCGTCCCCGGCTCCGGCCAGGGCCTGATCGGCCTCACCGAACGCGCGACCCTCGCCGGCGGGCGTCTGGAGCATGGCAGCACGGCCGACGGCGGGTTCGCCGTCCGGGCCTGGCTGCCGTGGGGACAGACCGGACCGACGCCCTGA
- a CDS encoding ribonuclease domain-containing protein, giving the protein MRFPPRATRIGAAAALLSALVVGGTVSATTANAAADSVGSICYSALPSQAHDTLNLIAQGGPYPYSQDGTVFTNKEGVLPSQASGYYHEYTVITPGSPTRGARRIVTGEESQEDYYTSDHYATFNLVDFGC; this is encoded by the coding sequence ATGAGATTCCCCCCACGCGCAACTCGTATCGGCGCCGCCGCCGCGCTCCTGTCCGCCCTCGTCGTCGGCGGCACCGTCTCCGCGACCACGGCGAACGCCGCGGCCGACTCGGTCGGCAGTATCTGCTACAGCGCCCTGCCGTCGCAGGCGCACGACACCCTGAACCTGATCGCCCAGGGCGGCCCGTACCCGTACTCGCAGGACGGCACCGTCTTCACGAACAAGGAAGGCGTCCTACCCAGCCAGGCCTCCGGCTACTATCACGAGTACACCGTGATCACGCCCGGTTCGCCCACGCGCGGCGCCCGGCGCATCGTCACCGGCGAGGAGTCCCAGGAGGACTACTACACCTCCGACCACTACGCCACCTTCAACCTGGTCGACTTCGGCTGCTGA
- a CDS encoding MFS transporter codes for MTAVVTPPGQGAADVRQPLPPAFWLLFAGTLLNRLGILVPAFLSLYLAAETGLSAGTIGVLVGVWGAGSVAGSLAGGALADRVGPRAAVWCSQAISLAASLALACTHRAGILAGVVLLSGCASTLHKPAGAVVVSRALPKSGHVRAFGLLYWASNIGAAISPAVSGVLLERGAGWLIVLNATTAVCYSAVALRLPGRAPGGRQSRDAVRGLLSPFSSGPVARFLCLSFCLALIYLQKQSTLPLDMAAHGLSPHAYGLVVSLNGLLIIVLQPVVSRLAERLGMDVQFVLAGLLVALGFGANAVAGSAGSYAAALTVWTLGEILLVPQASAFLVRHAPEGRAGTYQGAYQFVWNLGLVLGAPLGMTVRQAYGGDILWMACLALGTGVVAVYAVYAMRARAGRAVTESEEA; via the coding sequence GTGACCGCGGTGGTCACGCCACCAGGGCAGGGAGCGGCCGACGTGCGGCAGCCGCTCCCGCCCGCGTTCTGGCTGCTGTTCGCGGGGACGCTCCTCAACCGGCTGGGCATCCTCGTCCCGGCCTTCCTCTCGCTGTATCTGGCCGCCGAGACGGGGCTGTCCGCCGGCACGATCGGGGTGCTGGTGGGCGTGTGGGGCGCGGGGTCGGTGGCGGGGTCGCTCGCCGGCGGCGCGCTGGCCGACCGGGTCGGGCCGCGGGCGGCGGTGTGGTGTTCGCAGGCGATCTCGCTGGCCGCCTCCCTCGCTCTGGCCTGCACCCACCGCGCCGGCATTCTGGCCGGGGTCGTGCTGCTGTCCGGCTGCGCGTCCACGCTCCACAAGCCGGCCGGTGCCGTCGTGGTCTCCAGGGCCCTGCCCAAGTCCGGTCATGTGCGCGCGTTCGGGCTGCTCTACTGGGCGTCCAACATCGGCGCCGCGATTTCGCCGGCGGTCTCCGGTGTCCTGCTCGAACGGGGAGCCGGGTGGCTGATCGTGCTCAATGCAACGACGGCCGTGTGCTACAGCGCGGTAGCGCTGCGCCTGCCCGGACGGGCGCCGGGCGGGCGGCAGAGCCGCGATGCCGTGCGCGGCCTGCTGTCCCCCTTCAGCTCCGGGCCGGTGGCCCGTTTCCTGTGCCTGTCCTTCTGCCTGGCCCTGATCTACCTGCAGAAGCAGTCGACCCTGCCGCTGGACATGGCGGCACACGGGCTCAGCCCGCACGCCTACGGCCTGGTCGTCTCCCTCAACGGGCTGCTCATCATCGTGCTGCAGCCCGTCGTCTCCCGGCTGGCCGAACGGCTCGGTATGGACGTCCAGTTCGTCCTCGCCGGGCTGCTGGTGGCGCTCGGCTTCGGCGCGAACGCCGTCGCCGGGAGCGCGGGGTCGTACGCCGCCGCGCTCACCGTGTGGACGCTGGGCGAGATCCTGCTGGTGCCGCAGGCGTCGGCGTTCCTGGTCCGGCACGCGCCCGAGGGCCGCGCGGGGACCTATCAGGGCGCGTACCAGTTCGTGTGGAACCTCGGCCTGGTGCTGGGCGCACCGCTGGGCATGACGGTGCGTCAGGCATACGGCGGGGACATCCTGTGGATGGCGTGCCTGGCGCTCGGGACCGGCGTGGTGGCGGTGTACGCGGTGTACGCGATGCGGGCGCGGGCCGGTCGGGCGGTGACCGAGAGCGAGGAAGCCTGA
- a CDS encoding isocitrate lyase/phosphoenolpyruvate mutase family protein, translating into MLASPRHPSFRSVLAARRAAGGAVRVAGAHDALGGRLAESVGFDAVWASSLEVSAARCLPDASVLTMTEYLEAAANTQKALGIPVVADVDTGYGNNLNVAHMVREYEAAGITAVAIEDKQFPKMNSFVATSHTLLDTEAFCSKLRVAKQAQRTEDFFVIARTEALIDGLGVEVALERCHAYVDAGADAVLVHSKKPTNEQVLAFLAEWQDRAPVVVVPTTYPDWHIDDAVKAGVSTVIYANQGLRATIRALRDTYGAILDHGATTELEDRIASVKDIFALQQLTDWQELESA; encoded by the coding sequence ATGCTCGCATCCCCCCGCCACCCCTCCTTCCGCTCCGTCCTCGCCGCACGCCGTGCCGCCGGGGGCGCGGTGCGGGTCGCCGGCGCGCACGACGCGCTGGGCGGCCGGCTCGCCGAGTCCGTCGGCTTCGACGCCGTATGGGCGTCCAGCCTGGAGGTGTCCGCGGCCCGCTGCCTGCCCGACGCCAGCGTGCTGACGATGACCGAGTACCTGGAGGCCGCGGCGAACACCCAGAAGGCTCTGGGCATCCCCGTCGTCGCCGACGTCGACACCGGCTACGGCAACAACCTGAACGTGGCACACATGGTCCGCGAGTACGAGGCCGCCGGAATCACCGCGGTCGCCATCGAGGACAAGCAGTTCCCCAAGATGAACAGCTTCGTGGCCACCTCCCACACCCTCCTGGACACCGAGGCGTTCTGCTCCAAGCTGCGCGTGGCCAAGCAGGCCCAGCGCACCGAGGACTTCTTCGTCATCGCCCGCACCGAGGCACTGATCGACGGGCTCGGCGTCGAGGTCGCCCTGGAACGCTGCCACGCGTACGTGGACGCGGGCGCCGATGCCGTGCTGGTGCACTCCAAGAAGCCCACCAACGAGCAGGTGCTCGCCTTCCTCGCCGAGTGGCAGGACCGCGCTCCGGTGGTGGTCGTCCCGACGACGTACCCGGATTGGCACATCGACGACGCCGTCAAGGCCGGGGTGTCCACGGTGATCTACGCCAACCAGGGCCTGCGCGCCACCATCCGCGCGCTGCGCGACACCTACGGCGCGATCCTCGACCACGGCGCGACCACCGAACTGGAGGACCGCATCGCCTCCGTGAAGGACATCTTCGCGCTGCAGCAACTGACCGACTGGCAGGAGCTGGAGTCGGCGTGA
- a CDS encoding ATP-grasp domain-containing protein, producing the protein MSGRHVVFLESNLTGSGYEAIAAARRAGHRVTFLTRDLSLYLAPGHERLDLSQVDEVVTCETNDPAAVVDAVRGLARPADAIVAVGEWHMISGAEASRALGLPGPDPAGVRAARDKSETRRLCAEAAVPMPGHARVETPEEVSGLRLAYPCVVKPLDDGGSNGVRLCRDADDAADQVRLVLKETHNERGQRKIPAALVEEYVDGPEVSVEALVRGGEVSVLAVTCKELGELPYFCETGHHVPAALGSGLDERCADVAAAAVRAVGFDFGAAHVELRLAADGPRLIEVNCRPAGDRITQLVAMATGVDIPAELVALYLEPGDVRPLPAPGRHQAAAIAFLPAAEGVVTAVTGAGTAARMPGVVDVDLYVGSGARSTPPPNNTARYGHVVATAANGPDALRRAREAAEAITVTTAPN; encoded by the coding sequence GTGAGCGGCCGGCACGTCGTCTTTCTGGAGAGCAACCTCACCGGCAGCGGCTACGAGGCCATCGCCGCCGCTCGCCGCGCCGGCCACCGGGTCACCTTCCTCACCCGGGATCTGTCGCTGTATCTGGCGCCCGGTCACGAACGCCTGGACCTCAGCCAGGTGGACGAGGTCGTCACCTGCGAGACCAACGACCCGGCCGCGGTGGTCGACGCCGTACGCGGCCTGGCCCGCCCCGCCGACGCGATCGTCGCAGTCGGCGAATGGCACATGATCAGCGGCGCCGAGGCCTCCCGCGCCCTCGGGCTGCCCGGCCCCGACCCGGCCGGGGTCCGCGCGGCCCGCGACAAGTCCGAGACCCGTCGACTGTGCGCGGAGGCGGCGGTGCCGATGCCCGGCCATGCCCGCGTCGAGACGCCGGAGGAGGTGTCCGGCCTTCGCCTGGCGTACCCCTGCGTGGTCAAGCCGCTCGACGACGGCGGCAGCAACGGCGTACGCCTGTGCCGCGACGCTGACGACGCTGCCGACCAGGTGCGGCTGGTGCTGAAGGAGACCCACAACGAGCGCGGCCAGCGCAAGATCCCGGCGGCTCTGGTCGAGGAGTACGTCGACGGGCCCGAGGTCAGTGTCGAGGCGCTGGTGCGTGGCGGCGAGGTGTCCGTGCTCGCCGTCACCTGCAAGGAGCTCGGCGAGCTGCCATACTTCTGCGAGACCGGTCATCATGTGCCCGCCGCACTCGGCTCCGGCCTGGACGAGCGCTGCGCGGACGTGGCGGCCGCCGCGGTGCGCGCCGTCGGCTTCGACTTCGGCGCCGCCCATGTCGAACTGCGGCTGGCCGCCGACGGCCCCCGTCTCATCGAGGTCAACTGCCGTCCCGCGGGCGACCGGATCACGCAGCTCGTCGCGATGGCCACCGGGGTGGACATCCCCGCCGAACTCGTCGCGCTGTATCTGGAGCCCGGGGACGTACGCCCCCTGCCCGCGCCCGGCCGGCACCAGGCCGCCGCCATCGCCTTCCTCCCGGCGGCCGAGGGTGTCGTCACCGCGGTCACGGGCGCCGGGACCGCGGCCCGGATGCCCGGGGTCGTCGACGTCGACCTGTATGTCGGATCCGGCGCCCGCAGCACGCCGCCGCCCAACAACACCGCCCGGTACGGGCACGTCGTGGCCACTGCCGCGAACGGGCCGGACGCGCTGCGGCGGGCCCGCGAGGCGGCGGAGGCCATCACGGTGACCACCGCCCCGAACTGA
- a CDS encoding ATP-grasp domain-containing protein codes for MSSDRRPLVLYFGAVQRPEFYAGLLDSGVALGVLRDSGSVHTLEPEEFDLVERMPFADGADAVARRIREIGRHWRIDSVLNVDETLVPLWAEVCARLGLPAMSRDAAAAVRSKSAMRRRFAEHIGEHASARSTVVTTEEEVLAFAAGTGYPVVLKPGNLWGSYFVSRCANAADLAAAFRELAAILPEFSAGQRIEDTPVEILVEEFLTGTNHSVECLVLDEKVWTTPVVDVVTGTDLGGTDFHHFARVTATRLAPAERDRMRALAADAIRALGIRRGLAHVEFVHGPDGPRLIEVAGRPGANRAPLLREAYGINLIAGYRDVLRGVEPDVEPVRDGAAAVVTPYPERAGKLVAYHGLDHVRALSATAQVDVYKHPGDLVQPRHEGAASPLRIELRADTPEQLLADLDRLTALSEELFVVEVVDTEAGG; via the coding sequence GTGTCGAGTGACCGCAGGCCGCTGGTTCTCTACTTCGGCGCCGTGCAGCGCCCCGAGTTCTACGCCGGCCTGCTGGACTCGGGGGTGGCGCTCGGTGTGCTGCGGGACTCCGGCAGCGTGCACACGCTGGAGCCCGAGGAGTTCGATCTGGTCGAGCGGATGCCGTTCGCCGACGGCGCCGACGCTGTCGCACGACGGATCCGGGAGATCGGCCGGCACTGGCGGATCGACTCCGTGCTGAACGTGGACGAGACGCTGGTGCCGCTGTGGGCCGAGGTGTGCGCGCGGCTCGGGCTGCCCGCGATGAGCCGCGACGCGGCGGCCGCGGTGCGCAGCAAGAGCGCGATGCGGCGCAGGTTCGCCGAGCACATCGGGGAACATGCCTCCGCTCGCTCGACCGTGGTGACGACCGAGGAGGAGGTGCTGGCCTTCGCGGCCGGCACCGGATACCCCGTCGTCCTCAAACCCGGGAATCTGTGGGGCAGTTACTTCGTCTCGCGGTGCGCGAACGCCGCCGATCTGGCGGCCGCCTTCCGTGAACTCGCAGCCATCCTCCCGGAGTTCAGCGCCGGGCAGCGCATCGAGGACACCCCTGTGGAGATCCTCGTCGAGGAGTTCCTGACCGGCACCAACCACTCCGTGGAGTGCCTGGTGCTGGACGAGAAGGTGTGGACGACCCCGGTCGTGGACGTCGTCACCGGCACCGACCTCGGCGGAACCGACTTCCACCACTTCGCCCGCGTCACCGCCACCCGCCTCGCCCCCGCAGAACGGGACCGGATGCGCGCCCTGGCCGCCGACGCGATCCGTGCCCTCGGCATCCGGCGCGGTCTCGCCCACGTCGAGTTCGTACACGGCCCCGACGGCCCCCGGCTGATCGAGGTGGCCGGCCGCCCCGGCGCCAACCGGGCTCCGCTGCTGCGCGAGGCGTACGGCATCAACCTGATCGCCGGCTACCGGGACGTCCTGCGCGGCGTGGAGCCGGACGTGGAGCCGGTGCGCGACGGGGCCGCCGCGGTCGTCACGCCCTACCCGGAGCGGGCCGGAAAGCTCGTCGCCTACCACGGCCTGGACCACGTCCGCGCCCTGTCCGCCACTGCCCAGGTCGACGTGTACAAGCACCCCGGCGACCTGGTCCAGCCGCGCCACGAGGGCGCCGCCTCCCCTCTGCGGATCGAGCTGCGCGCCGACACGCCCGAGCAACTCCTCGCGGATCTGGACCGGTTGACGGCGCTGAGCGAGGAACTCTTCGTGGTGGAAGTGGTGGACACGGAGGCAGGTGGGTGA